In Nicotiana tabacum cultivar K326 chromosome 10, ASM71507v2, whole genome shotgun sequence, the DNA window ATAGAATATTATtttacaacaacatacccagtattatcccacatcgTGAGATctagggaggatagtgtgtacgcaaactttACCCCTACCTTTGTGAAGATAGAGATACGGTTTCCAATAGACTATCGGCTCAGAAAAACAAAAGCACTCATAAAATATTATAgtctagaaagaaaaaaaaaagattgaagCACTATTCAAAACAGTGCCACTTCCTTTACATGATTTGGGCATAACGCCAGTTGAAAGACGAATATAAATGTCATGTTCTACCATACAAACGGACAGAAAACAATCCTCAGATCAATGTCAGCAAATAAACTGTTCTATTAATCTCTGAAAACCAAAGCTAGACAGGATAGACTCACTCCAAGCAAGAGTACATCAAGTCAGAACAGCTATTTCTTGGTCTAAAAAACACAGCtagattcattttatttatgatcaTACTTCGTAGTAAGGGGGGAGAAAAAAGCGGACTAAGCTGAATAGGAGGGATTTGTAGTTTTGGGGTAAAGCTTTTGCTGGAGAGTGGAGACAGATATTCACACAGCGCCATATCACTTTGAAGCAGAATCGCTCTGATTCAGCAACCTTTCTTTCTCTGCCGCTACTCCATCTTCCACAGTAACTGCCTTTTCCTCTACACTCTGAGACCCCGTCACCTTTGCCAAAATGACAAACGACATTCCACCAGCAACATTGTTCAAGCATCTCAAAATCACAACCGATGTCTTAAACACCACAGGAGGGAGAGCTTTGGCTAGCAAGAACTCAACACCATTAAGCGTTTGGTATCTTAAATTACTGCTAACACCCATATGAAGTGCCCAAGTTCCAGCATTTAAAAGTGTTGGAGGAGGCTTATTTGGTGTTTCGAAATTAGGATCCATCTTCTTCCTTATCATGATTAAACCATTAGAAATTGCAGTTCCAACAAGTCCAGCAGCAAACCCAACAGCAGCAAACAGAGTTCCTTTATAAAGCAATGTCCCAACCCGACTCATCAAACCATAAGCACCAGGCTCAAACATGTGGCTTGTTGGACAACTAGCGAAAATCAAAGGCAGAGCTTGACTAGAAACAGCTGCTGTCGGTGCCAATAGATACATCAACACAAAATTCAGAATGGAACCAACAACAAGCGTGGAAAACACAAAATCCAATTCATTAAGTCCAAAGTTAGGACGAGATGCCATGTCTCCAATGACACAAGCAGTCACACCAACCAATTCCTCCATAAGAACCTTAAAAGGGAACTGAGAATCGGCAGCAACTCTTGATCTCCAGCCATTAACAAAAGCACCAATCGGTCCAAAACCATCCCACAAAGACTTAGAATCATCTGATTCACCCCCACCACTCCAATCTCCATTACCACTATCCCCACCCCCACTACCTCGTCCCATCCCAATGTCACCACCCCCAGCACAAGAAACCTGAAGGAAATCAGAGCCCCATTGTTTAGAACCTACATGGCTGGTTCTTAAAGGGTTAAAGTTAAGATTTTTCGCAAATGTATTGTCAGAAAATCTGGATGCGGCACCAGAAAAGTAACGACTTTGATTCTGAAAGTGGCCGGGAAGTAGAGAGTAGCGAAGTTGAGCCACTGCCGACATCTTTTACCAGCAACCAACCTAATAGGAGATAATAGAGATCAGTAAAAAATAACAAACGAAGCAGCTCTGTTTTCAGCAAAAACACAAAATGGACAGCTGAAACGAAAGAGATAAATAAGAAATCAAAAGGGGTTACCTTTCTAAGTTTTTTGGAGAGATATAATGCAAAAAAAGGGTTTAGTTTCATCAAGAACACATGAACTTAAACGAAGTAGAGAAAACAGAAGGGGTAACTagaaaacacacaaaaaaaaaaagagttttttaGATGAAAACTTTGGATTTTATTTCAGCAATTTGCAAAAAATGGACCAATAAAACCAAAAAAAGGGGAATAATAAAAGCTAAAGAATTACCTTTCTAATGTTTCCTAGATGAATTTTCTCAGCCGCTGCTACTCATATAGGCTAAGATCAGCAGAGGGGAAAGAGAACCGTAGAAACCCACTATATTCAACTGGAAAAAGCAGCAGTAAAAACAGAGTGGTGCAAAGCAAAGATTGTAAGGAATCTAAAACCCTAAATATAGGTAGGGCGACTAGGGTCAGACCGTTGCGCCGCGGGTCGGGCCGAGTTATTTGTTTGAGGAGTCCAAAACTTTTCTAATGCCTTTTTGGGCAAAAAATATATTTCTACTActaaaaaaagttacataaataacTAAAACGTAGTATAATATTGCATGTTACTTTAACGGTTAACTTTttgttaaagtaaaacgcagtataatactgcgttttaattatttatgtaacttttttttagtAGTAGAAATATATTTTTTGCCCAAAAAGGCATTAGAAAAGTTTCGGACTCTTTCTTTGAGTAGGAAGATATTTACCATATTTTCGGAGCATCACAAGTGTATTCTATTCATACCCTCTCACGCACGCTAAGGGGTCGCTTgataggatgcattagataaaataatgcatgcattaactttGTATATTAATAATACTTTGTTTGATATATTTTTTGAACCTATGCATTAATTatacaagcattagttatacactttatttggtattatcttatgcataactaatgcacaGAAAATCATGATATTAACAATGCAAtgagttttaatgcatgcattagcttagttaaagaaaaaattgtccttcaaaatttatgcttgattaaaatatgttttaaaataatccaaataatgagaaataaaattatatccatagtaaataaataaatacttagcatatttcatttttttaaaataaatattcagtTCCATATCACAAATCAAATAAtcttttttaaactttttcatagaAAATATTCCTCAACaaatgtttcttttaaaaagatagAGTGATGGACTACTTTTGAGGGCATTTTGGtaaacaaataatttatttagaaattgtgcaacgctttaatacatcaaaccaaacaatgaataagaaatatgtcagcataactaatgctCTCATAATTAATGCAAACATAACTAATACCAGCGttactaatacaccatattcagcattattcttatgcacccaACCAAACGGCTCCTAATAAAGAAAACAATCACACTTTAATAGAGAGTGAATCTAAAGTATCTTGATTTCAAATGAGAATCTGGagaggaaaaggaaaggaaatccGTAAAACAAAGTAGAGAGCGTCGTGGCGAATTCAGCAAAAGTTACCGGAGTTACACGTTGCAAATCCCACCAACAAAATGCCCATAGTTTCCTTTTTTGACTATGGCATTAGTTTCTTTTTGTATGTATTACTACTACTAGTATTAgtagataattaaaaaaaatggtttaTACCGTAAAGTTTAATATATTAGTGTTAATACCATCTTTACAaccaaatattaaaaatattttaaggcTTTAGTAAAACTTTCATTCCATCTCCTAATAAatattccataaaaaataatgaTACTATACAATTTGTTTGATATGAATGTTCCAGGAAAAATAATGATGTTATAcaatttgcttgatatgaagCATGTGCTTAAGGGAACATTATTGTAGCAAATGCTCATGACATATTGTTGTGCATTTTCTAGAAGTTGTCCTCTGTATTGAGGTTTATCACTATAAAAAAGCATGGGtaaaaattcaagaatttatgGTGAACCCCCGTCACTAAcattttgaaaaattgaaaacctAATTATGCTTAAGACGCCTTACATTTCCTAATGCTTTTATTCAAAGTACGAAAATTCCAAGATCTTTATTTTCTCACAACATTGTAGCTTAAGTATCTTCAAAGTGCAAAACCTATGTTACATTTATTAAGGCTTTTACCAATGAACAAACGTATGGAaattaggggtggcaaacgggcgggtcgggtcggatacGATTCGAATAAAAAACGGGTAAAATATCTGACCTGaaccatatttaatacggataaaaaatagaTTAATCGGCGGATAAAACGGTTAACTGTATTATCATTCATGGCTTCACATTAGCCTCAACTGTTCAGTGACCCAGTTGATCATCAAGCAAAATAGAGGAAGATATAAGTTACAGCTAGCAAACATGATAATGTTGTGATTTATAATATCCTGTTTGtaatattaaaattaataatttcTCATGACTTAGTACTTATAATTTGTTTAACGTATTGCATTAAATTAAAAATGACGTGTATATTCTGGAACGTGCATTTAGTCTTAAACTAGATAAattataatttctaatttaaatcTTAATCTTTTATGAAAAAAACTAGAAAGGGCTTTTGGCATATGAACAATTTTACTTATTtcacttatttttctctttaattaATCGTGATTGTTATCACACGTCGTATGTGATAcaaattttaatagaaaaaattatATTGGATCTACCAAATTTTATAGTGGAATTATTACGTTTTATAATCACGGTAACCAATGtctattttccttttcaattcaaAAGTTGCCTACCTCCCCTCTGTATAGCGCGTAGGACTTAGTGATGTTTTTGGATTCAGTGATGCTTTGGGGGTAAAAGGGGGCGAAAATGCTTTTTGGGGGAGGTTTTGATTTTATTACCTATGAATAACTGGTGGTTACCCATTTAAAATATGGATAAAATGGGTAATATACGTATTTAATCCGTTTTTAAAATGTTCATTATCCAACTGATGTTTAACTTAAAGCATATATATttctatgtatatcgcctcatattttacttttgtttcgtgaatttgggatgttaaatgctatgatttatattaatttgaagtatttttACTTGTAGGAATGATTCGGGAGCAAGTATGGGCGAAACGTGCAAGATTTGAGCTAAAACGAACAAAATTGGAAAAAGAAGCCATTTGGGTGCCATAGGCAGCGTCTGGCGCCACCTGTGGCGCTGAAAACAGTATGCACAATTTGGGCAGCGCCCTGGTGGGCGCCTGGCGCCTGTGACGTGATTTTGTCCAATTTCgtccgggacaaggttatttcggccctagacctacccaacacgtataaaagcaagactaaacctATTTTTGGAGGAGAGGACGCCACTTTTGAGGATATCTAACACACTTTGGAGGGGAATTCACGTGGAGGAACACATACCACGCTTGGAgaaggcttctaactagtttttcttttcttctcttcttttaatctcatagtttattagttctagagttttgggtgctacatgaacgttgtagtttgaagcttgaattgttcttattattttatcatattggtttatttattcaatcttacgcttaattatttgatttctttatcaccaattgaatactatctacgaatctaggattgaactcgggagagagaattctagattgcatataagattgagtagatcAAGATCTTAACTTTGAGGGGGagcggatttgcggttaggataagaatatacctaatcgccttgcttgatTACTATATGGGAATTATTAGTGCGTTCTTATTAATCCTAATTCCAtgggaatataggcgttaggttagcttgaataggtgagTTGTACTTCGTGAGAAGGCTACGAGAAATATTAATCCCGTcaatcaataaactagataaattaattagacgttttaagtgaaaaactcaacgggattgttagctaacccataactctagaatattcactcacattgaattcgtttctataattttccaacttgttttgtttaatctcttagtttgttACGTTAGATTAGTTTTAGCTAAATATTCATACGttaggattcgcttgaatagattaattgtttgatttaatttagttgatagtttatcacaagtccctgtgggtacgatataTGGACCtataatcctatattacttgtcgaccacgtatacttgcgtgtgcgtttgggagcaacaagtttttggcgtcgttgccggggacttagaaattaactagtctactagattagatttttactttttgtctactcaagttttttttatcttagtttaatatttactatctttgtttatatggcatcttggaatgataattggtcgaatattggttattcttattatggtggtccttgtccatattgtggaggaccacacttagGGAAAAATTGTGCGTCTCAATCTGATGCATGGAATTTTTGTAATGTGTATGGTTGTCaaggtggccattgggatggttatCCTAATTCTTATTATCCTTCTTAGAGTTCTTATTATAATGtttctaataatgtttatgagtttgataggagcaaTGAAGTGGAGGATATGGAAAGCATGGCTCGTATTATGGACATGATGAAGCAAATAGTCGAGCAACAAAGTCTTGATGCCTTAACGATCAAAAGACTCTAGGCTAGAATGGATGAATTAATGGCCAATTTCCAAGAAGAGCCTCAATTCaatgaagagagcgagttccTACAAGAAGATTATTTTGAAGAAGCAGATATAGTGAGCCAATCTTGGTTTGAGGAACAAGCTCAACTGATAAAATCTCATGAGTTTCTCTGTGATGGTCTTTCAAATATGACAGAACAACTAGTAGAAGGAAG includes these proteins:
- the LOC107766482 gene encoding protein RETICULATA-RELATED 3, chloroplastic, whose translation is MSAVAQLRYSLLPGHFQNQSRYFSGAASRFSDNTFAKNLNFNPLRTSHVGSKQWGSDFLQVSCAGGGDIGMGRGSGGGDSGNGDWSGGGESDDSKSLWDGFGPIGAFVNGWRSRVAADSQFPFKVLMEELVGVTACVIGDMASRPNFGLNELDFVFSTLVVGSILNFVLMYLLAPTAAVSSQALPLIFASCPTSHMFEPGAYGLMSRVGTLLYKGTLFAAVGFAAGLVGTAISNGLIMIRKKMDPNFETPNKPPPTLLNAGTWALHMGVSSNLRYQTLNGVEFLLAKALPPVVFKTSVVILRCLNNVAGGMSFVILAKVTGSQSVEEKAVTVEDGVAAEKERLLNQSDSASK